CCCGCCGCCGCCCAGCAGCCCGTCCGGGCCGCCGAGCGGCGGAGGACCGGGCGGCACGGGCGGCTACGGCGGCTCGGGCGGACCCGGCGGAGGGGACGGCCCGGCGCAGGGCCCCGGCGAGGGCCCCGGCGAGGGCCCCGGCCACCCCTGGTGGCGGTCCGTGCCCAAAGTGGCCACCATCGCCGTGGCGCTCGTCGCCGCGGTGGTGCTCACCATCGTCCTCACCCGCCCCGACGGATCGGGCAAGGGTGGCGAGGTCGTCCTCCAGGCCGCCGGCTCGACCGGGCCGGACCCGTACACGGAGTCGACCGCTCGGGAAAGCTCCCCGCCGCCGACGCCGCCCGCACCGCCGAGCACAACGCCGACCCCCGCCAACGCCACACGCAGCGTGGCGGGTTCGGCCCCCGGCCTGTACGGCGGGACCCGCAACGTCGCCAGCTGCGACGTGGAGAAGCAGATCACCGCGCTCACGGCCGATCCGGCCAAGAACAAGGCGTTCGCCTCGGTCCAGGGCATCGCCCCCGCCGCCGTCCCCGGGTATCTGCGCTCCCTGACGCCCGTCCAGCTGCAGATGGACACCCGGGTCACCAACCACGGCTACAAGAACGGCGCGCCCACCAGCTATCAGGCGGTCCTGCAGGCCGGCACGGCCGTCCTCGTCGACAACCGGGGCGTGCCCCGAGTGCGCTGCGCCTGCGGCAATCCGCTGCTCCCGATGGTGCCCCAGCAGGGCACGCCCAAGCCGGCGGGTGACTCCTGGCCCGGGTTCCGGCAGTCGAACGTCGTGGTCGTGCGGCCCTCGGTCACCGTGATCAACGTGTTCATCATGTACGACCCGACGAACGGCGACTGGTTCTCCCGTCAGCGGGGTGACGAGGGCGCCGACGACGAGAAGACCGAGCCGCCGCCGAACGTCATCAAGCCGCCGCCCTGCGCTCCGCAGCCCGCCGACGGAACGCCGACGCCCGCCCCCGGCGGATCCAGCTCGCCCTGCCCCCCGACATCGCCGTCCTCGAAGGCACCGTCCTCTAAGACACCGTCCTCGGAGCCCCCGCCGTCGGACTCCTCGGAGCCGCCGCCCTCGGACCCCAGCACCCCGAGTCAGCCCGCGCCTCCCGACGGCAGCCCGGAATCGGCCTCGGGATCCACGTCCGCACCGGCCCCCGATTCCGCCTAGGAGTTCCCTCCTGCCGGGGACGCAGGCCCCGTCAGAGCTTGACGGCAGAGGCGGCTCAGGCGATGACGGCGGGAGAGGTGCCGGACTTCACGATCATCCGGGGTGCACCGCCGCCGTCCGCCGGGATCGACCAGAGGTCGGCACCGAAGTCACCGGGCAGGGCGTAGAGGAGAGTGTGGCCGTTCAGCCACAGGGCCTGGTCGTCGACGCTTCTCCGCTCGGCGAGCGCGGTCTCCCTGCCGGTGCGCAGATCCAGGATGTGCAGCCGCCAGGGAGCGTCGGCAAAGGCGCCCGGGACACGCTTCTTGAAGGCGACGCGGGTACCGTCCGGGGACAGTGATGGGCACTCGACGTTCTCGCGCAGGGTGCGCAGGGTGCGCCGGGCCAGGTCGCCCTCGACCAGATACGTACGGCCGCCGGTGGCGAGGGTCGCGTAGAAGCGGTTGTCGCCGGCGGCGAAGGTGACACCCCAGAAATTGTGGTCGGCGGCCCGGTGACGCTGCCCGTCCTTGACGACGGTGAAGCTCTCCAGGTCGGACCGCAGGGTGCCGGTGCGGGTGTCGTAGATGGCGGTACGGGTGGAGAAGGCGCCCCCCGCGTACGAGTCTCCGCTCACGAACACCGTCCACGCGACAAGACGACCGCTCGGTGAGACCCGGGCGCGGGTGGGCATGCCCGGCACCGGGAAGGTGCGGACGGGCCGCAACCGCGCGTCCAGGAGCACCGCTTCATGCCCGGGGACCACTCCGCCGGTGGCCCGCAGGCAGATGCCTGTGCCCGCGGCCGCGTGGAAGCGGAGGCAGTTGCGGGGTGCGGCGGTGCGCGGCCCGGCCATGGTGGTCAGCGGTAGGGAGGAGATGTGATCGCGCTGGGGGCCCCAGGCGAGATTGCGGAAGAGGAGCCTGCCCTGCTGACGCAACGTCACCACACCTGCCCGGGCGACCGGTTCACCGGGCCTGGCCCGGTCCCGTTCGCCGGCACGGTCGGCGGCCCGCACGGTTGCGACGACGGCGACGGCGGCCAGGACCGCGGTGGCGAGGCCGAGGATCAGCAGCCGGGCCCGCGGCCCGGAGATGTCGGGCGTCATGCGTGGCTCCCCCGGTGGAAGGCGGCGACGGAAGCGAGGACGACGGCCAGACCGGCGGTGGCCGCGGTCAAGGCACCGCCAGGACCGAGGTACATCCAGGCCGCGCCGAAGAGCAGTGATCCCGCGAAGCGGGCGAGGGCCTGTGACGTCTGGACGAGGGCCAGGCCGCTCGCCTTGAGGTGCGGGGGCAGCAGCGGGCCCGCGGCGGCCATCAGTACACCGTCGGTGGCCGCGTAGAAGGCGCCGAGCAGCACGAGTACGCACACGGCTGCCGCAGTCCCTCCGCCCCAGGGGCCGAGGAGCAGCACATACGCCATGAGCAGCACCCCATGCCCCGCGAGGAAGACCGGCCGGCGGCCGATCCGGTCGGCCAGCCGGCCCAACGGCACGGCCAGCAGCAGGAATCCGGCGGCAGTGCCGACAGGCAGCAGCGGGAAGTACGCGGTGGGCAGGTCGAGACGGCGCTGCAGCAGGAGATAGAGGAACGAATCGCTCACGGTGACCACGCCGAGCAGCGCGGCGATCAGGCACAGCCTCGGCAGACCGGGGGTCCGGGCAAGCGTTCGCAGTGACCGGCGACCGCGTCGCTTCCGTTTCACCGGGCGGTCGGGGGTTCGCGTCGAGGTGTCCCGTACGAAGAGCGCGAGCAGAAGTACGCCGAGCGCGGCGGCACAGAAGCTGACCACGAACACGGCGTCGTAGCCGTCACGAGCGGCCCACAGGACCGCGAAGGCGACGAGCGGGCCGAGCAGCGCGCCCGCGGTGTCCATCGCGCGGTGCACCCCGAAGGCCCGGCCCTGCTCCTCCTGCGGGCAGGACAGCGAGATGAGCGCGTCCCGAGGAGCGGTACGCAGCCCCTTGCCGGTGCGGTCGGCGGCCAGTACGGCACCGACCGCCCAGGGTGTCGTGGCGGCGAGCAGGGCGAGTTTGCAGCACGCGGACAGCGCATAGCCGGTGCCCGCGACTAGTTTGCGGCGCTGGGCGCGGTCGGCGATGTGACCGCCGGCCAGCCGGGACAGGGCGGTTGCGCCCTGATAGAGGCCGTCGAGAGCGCCGAAGGCGAGCGGCGACATACCGAGGCCGACGACGAGGTAGAGCGGCAGTACGGCGGTGACCATCTCGGCGGAGACATCCGTGACCAGGCTGACCGTGCCGAGGGCGATGACATTGCCGGCGACCGCGCGGCGGACTCCGGTGCCGCGCGGCGGTCGCGGCGGCGTGCTGCGTACGCCCGCCGCCGTGTCCGCGGCCCGGCCGGCCGACAGATACACCTGGCCTCCTCTCCGGTGAGGTCAGAACCAGTTGACGGTCAGCGGGAAGGTGGCGCCGGCGGAGACTCCGGCGGAGTCGGTGGCCGTGGCGGTGATCTGGAGGGTGCCGACCTGCCAGGGCCTGCCGCTGATCCGTCCGGTCGCGGCGTCGATGGACAGGCCGAAGGGAAGGCCGGAGGCGCTGTACTTGAGGGGAGCCTTGCCACCGGTCGCGGTGATCTGCACGGTGCAGTTCCGGTTGAACGTGCAGTTCTGCGCACCGGGGCTGGTCACCTTCAGGTCCCCCTCCGGCGGCGTAGTGCCGTCGCCGAAGACCTCGGTGATGGGAGTGGCGCTCGCCGCGTTGCCGGCGTGGGTGGTGCCGAAGAGGTCCTCGAAGGTGCGCAGCAGGTTGTAGTGGTTGTACGCGCTGCTGAACTGGCCCTGCTTGACCTTGGCCCCGGAGAAGACCGTGGCGATCCTGTTGGAGCCGAGGTAGTTGTCCTCGTCCCAGGTGAGCACCAGCAGACTGTTGTTGGCCTTGGCCCACTGGGCGTAACCGTCGAGGCTGTTCCTCACCCAGGTGTCCCCGGTGCCGACCGGGCACGAGTGCATGTCGTTGCACTGGTTGGGGACGACGAAGGACAGGTGCGGCAGCTGGGCGAAGTCGCCCTTCGGGAACTGCGCCCAGGTCTTGCCGGTGTTGAGCGGCACGTTCTTGAAGGCGAACCAGGGGTTGTGCTTCTGCGCGTACTGGCCGTTGGTGCAGGCGGTGGAACCCTCGCTCGGCAGGTCTTCGTTGTACGTGGCGAAGGTCTTGCCGGCGGCGGCCAGCTCCTGACCGAGGTTGGCGGCGCTCATCGACTGCGGGGTGTAGCAGCCGTCGCCCGTGATGCCCTGGGTGGCGCCGGAGAAGAGGTTGAAGTAGTTCGGCTGGCTGGGGTGGGTCAGCGCCTTCATGGAGGTGAGACTCGCCCCGGCTGCCGCGAGCTGGTTGATGTAGGGCGCGTTGGAGCTGCCCATGATCTCGCCGTACTGCTTGTTCTCGAAGACGACGACCACGACGTGGTCGTAGCTGGGCAGGGCTGCGGCCGCTCGCGGGGCGGCGGCGTGGGAGTCGGCCGCGCCGAGGGTGGCGACGAGGCAGAGCGTGCTGAAGATCCCTCCGGCTGCTGTGCGCCGGCGCCCGGTGCTCGTGCTGTGCGCTCTCCGGCTCGGTAGGGCTGGTGGTTTCATGGGGTGTTCCTCCTTGTTCCTCTCACTCCTCGCGGCGGGCCGCGCCCGCCACGGTGATGTTCAGGAAGCGCGGCACAGGCCTGCCGCGACTGCGGAACTCCTCGGCAACGCTGGTACGGACGGCCGTCAACCGGTCCTGTGGCAGCAGCACCAGGGCGCTGCGCCCCGGCTCTCGTCCGGGCCGCCAGGCCGACAGCGCACCCGCGCTGCGGGCGTGGTCCGTCGCGCGCCGGACGTCACCGGGGCCGGCGTCTTCGCCGCGGGTCACCAGCAGCATCAGCCTCGCCCCGTTCTCGGGCGGGTCGAAGCGGATACGGCGGCTGCCGTCGTCGTCGAGCAGCAGAGCCCGGCCGGGGCGGGCGAACAGCACCGCCTCGCGCAGTGCTTCGTCGCCGTCGGGTGCGGCCTGCCGGGCGAGAGCGGCCAGCCGGCCGCGGGGCGGGCGCGGTCGGGAGCCGGCGGCGTGCAGATCGGCGACCGCCAGCGCCACGGCGCACTCGAGCGGCTCGGCGCTGGACAGACCGGCCGCGGCGGTCAGCGTGGAGTGGATGTGCAGGTCGACGCCGCCGCGGCCGTACCCGGCGCGGGCCATGGTGCGCAGCAGGGCATAGGTGCGGGCGGCCCAGTCGGGGTGGGCCGACGGCGGTCCGGTGAGCGGGAGTTCGCAGCTCTGCGCGGGGTGGGCGAGTGAGCTCAGCCGTACCAGGCCGTCATCGCGCGGTGCCGCGGCGGCCGCCACGGGCCAGCCGGCGGCGGCGACCAGGCGGGGCGAGCCGAGGTGGAAGGCGTGCGGGGCGCTCCACACCGTGGCCGGGGGTCGGTCGTGCGCCGATTCGAGTGCGAAGGCCACCAGCCGGAAGAGCGGGTCGGCGGTGTGGCGGCGGGCGATGTCCAGCGTCCCGAGGGCCGTGTTCAGGTCCGCACTCGTGTCCGTGCCCGTGGTGGTGTCCGTGTTCATGGCGCTCACGCCGCCTCGGAGGCCGCTGGTGTTCTGCGGGCCAGCAGGCGGTAGGCGTTGCCGCCTTCAGTGGCGCGGGCCACTGCCGCACGAACCGCGTCGAGGGCGGCCGCGACGACGTAGCAGGGCAGCGCCGCGGTGTGCACGACTCTGCGGACCGCCCGCCGGGTACGGGTCGCGGTGCCCGGCCCCCAGGGGGCGTACGGGTGGGGGGCGAGCCGGTTCGCGGTGAGGAGGACGGCACCGACGAAGTCGCAGGACTGGTGGGCCGCGCCGTGCTCCTCCGCCAGAACGGTGAACCCGCGGTCGGCCAGTGCCTGCCGGAGGTTGCCGATCGGGATGAGGTGCTGGTGCTGCGGCTGGAACCACGGCAGCCAGTGCGAGCCCAGGATGCGGCCGAGCCGCGATTCGGGGTCCGGCAGCTCGATGAGCAGATGCCCGCCGGGCGGCAGCACGGCGGCGGCCGCGTCGAGCTCGGTGAGCGGCTCGCGGGTGTGCTCCAGGTAGTGGTACATGCTGACGGCGTCGTAGCGGTGGACGAGCCCGGCGGCGAGATCGGGGAACTGGCCGTGGTGTGCGGTGCCGACCCAGCCGCGTGCCTCCGCCTCGCGTACGGCGGCGCTCATGTCCAGTCCGTCGAAGTGGGTTCCGGGCCAGATGTCGCGTGCGCTGTCGCAGAAGTGGCCGTGCCCGGTGCCCACGTCGAGCCAGGCGGTGGGCGTCCCGTACGGCTTCAGCATGGCGGCGCGGGCGCGGTACGAGCGGCCCATCGTGCCGAACACCTGGGCGGCGCCGCTGACGCCGAGGCCCTCGTAGAAGTCGCGGTAGTAGAAGTCGAGGCCGTCCAGGGATAGCCGGGGATTCTGGAAGACGTGCCCGCACATGCCGCACTCTTCGAGGGTGAAGCGGCCCGGCTTGCCCTGGAGCAGGTCGGGAACGCGGAGGCGTACGGAGAGGTCGGCGGAGCCGCACCAGGGGCAGTCGAGGCGGCGGGGCTCGAAGAACCGGTCGGTGCCGGCCTTGAGTTCGGCGTCGTAGCCGGGGCGCAGCGCATCCAGCTCCGGCAATGGTCCGGACGATGCGCGGTGGCTGCTCACGGCGGTACGCAGCGCCGCGACGAGCGAGAGCAGGGGCCGCGCCGCGGTGGCGCGTGTCAGGTCGGCCGGGCGCAGCGGGCTGCCCGGGGCGCCGAGGACCAGGGCCGGCTGCAGCCAGTACAGGGCGGCGGCCGCGATCCCCCAGCCGCCGTCCACGACGACCGCGCCGACGAGCAGGGCAAGACCGGCCAGTTGAGAGGCGATCACCAGGTTCGGAGGGAGTCCTTGAGCGCGCAGTTCGGCGGCTCTGCGAGCCGAGTCGGGGGCGGGGGAGGCCAGAGCGGGCGCGATGGCGACGCCGGTGGCATCGGGGGCGTACGCCTTCAATCGCCGTAGGAGGGTGTGCAGTTCTTCGGTTTCGGGAGCAGCGCTGTCGGGTTCGATTTCCGCCCGGTGCCGGACGTCCTCGGCGATCAGCAGGGCGTGTCCCGCGCCGCGGGCCTCGGCCGTTCGGCCATAGCGGGAGGCGCTGCGGTCAAGGACACGGAGCAGACCGAGCGCGCGTTCGGTGTCGAGGCGGCCGGGGATCAGGTCGAGTATCTGCAGACCGGTCCGATCCGCGTGGGCGACGGCGGCGCGCAGGGTGGCGTCGTCGACATCGACTCCGCGGGCGCTGATCAGGTGCCAGCCGTCCGGGGAGGGCGCACTGTCAGCGTGGGATGCCGGGTCGAGTACCGGCAGGGCGGCCATCCTGCGGCGCGAGCGCAGGGTGCCCACGGCGAGCCCGGCCAGTACGGCAACGGCAGCCCATGGCACATGGGTCAGGAACGACGTCATATCAGCTTCTCCAACCGGTCTGCGGCGGCCGCGGCACCGCCGGCGGCGGCGAACGAGGCCTGGATGCGGCGGGCGGCCCGGCGGTGGGCGGGGTCGTCGAGGACGGCGGCGAGGGCGTCATGGAGTTCGTCGGAGCGGGCCCGGCCGAAGCGCACCCGTATTCCGGCGCCTGCCGCCGCGACCTGCTGGGCGACGATCGGCTGGTCGTCGCGGATCGGAGCGACCACCAGCGGCAGGCCGTGGGCGAGTGCCTCGCACACCGTGTTGTGACCGCCGTGGCTGACCACGGCGTCGAGGTGGGGCAGCAGCCGGAGTTGAGGCACGTGCTCCAGCAGCAGGACATGGTCCGGCACCTCGCCGACCACGTCCGCGGGCGCGGCCAGGATCAACTGCAGGCGATCGGCGAGCCGTTCGGCCGCGCGCAGCGTCTGCGCGTAGAAACGGCCGCCCGCCTCGCGGTTGAGCGTGCCGAGCGACACCAGCACCCGGCGTCGTGCGGGATCGAGCCGCTGCCACGGAAAGTCCGAGCCGTCGGACGGGCGGGGGCTCAGTGCCGGGCCGACGAAGGCGTAGCGCCCTGGGTACGGCTCGTCGGCGCCGACCAGTTCGAGGGTGGAGAAGACCAGCACCAGGCGGTCCGAGAAGCGCGGGTCCCAGCCGCCGGGTGCGCCGCAGTCCGCGAGCAGCCCGGCGATCTTCTGCGCCACCCACTCCCCCACCCTGGGGAAGCCGGCGAAGGGCCGGGTGAACTCGGCCGTTGTCGTCGCCGACGTCACCCACGGCAGCCCACGCCGCTGCGCGATCACCGCCCCGGCGAGCGCCTGCTGGTCGACGACGAGGACATCGGGCCCGTACGTGCCGACCGCCGCCTCGACACCCGGCAGCATCGCGTGGGCGAGGGGGACGAGGGCCTCCTCCCAGAGGAAGCGCAGCGCGGCGACACCGCGCAGATCGCGCCAGTGCGCGTGCAGTGAGCCGTAACCCGCGGAGTCGGCGCGGTCGCCGGAGGGCAGGAGCTCCGCGCCCGCCGGCAGCAGTCGTGGCAGCACTTCGGCGGGGCCGGTCCAGGCGACCCGGTGGCCGCGCGCGGCCAGTTCGGCGGCGACGGCGACGGTGGGGTTGATGTGCCCGGCGAGCGGCGGGACGACGAACAGCACCTTCATACGACCACTGCCTCGGCGCGCTCCGCGTCCGGCTGCCGCCCGGCTCCGGCCAGCCGGTCGAGCACTGCCTGCCGCAGCTCCTCGGTGCCGCCCTGGAGCACATCGTGGCCCAGACCGGGAATGACGCGGACGGTGCAGTGCGGTGCGTGGCGGGCCAGTTCCCGGGCGCCCGGAACGAGTTCGGAGTGCTCACCGCAGACGGCCAGCACGGGGCAGCGCACCCGGGCGAAGTCCTCGGGCGTGAACGGCCGGCTCCCCGCGATGTCGTCGATCAGGCTGGTCCGGTTCAGGAGGTCGTCGGCCGTGGCGGTCAGGCGGGCGGCCTTGCGCGCGCCGAGCGAGGAGAGCTCCTGCGGCACCTGGCTGTCCTCGAGGGCGAGCGCGGCGACGGAGAGCGTGTCGAGCATGTTCTCGATCCAGGGGCCGTTCAACGGGGCCTCGACCAGGACGAGTCCGGCGACGAGATCGGGGCGCGCGAGCGCGGTGTGCAGCGCGATCGTGCCGCCGTAGCTGTTGCCGATGAGGTGTGCGGGGCGTTCGTCGATGCCGAGGGCGGCGAGCAGAGCGGTCAGGTCCTGTACGGCGGTGCCGGTGTCGTATCCGGTGGCCGGACGCTCGGTGCGGCCGTGGCCGCGCAGGTCGTACAGGACGACGTCGTGACCGGCCCGGGCGGCGGGGACGGCGAGGGTGGCGTAGAAGCTGGAGAGGTTGTCGACGACCAGGCCGTGGAGGAAGACGACGGTCGGGTGTGCGCGGTCGCCGGGGAGCCGGTGGACGTGGAAGCGGAGGTTGTTGGCGAGGACTTCGGCCATGGCGGGCTCAGGCGGCCGGGGCGGTGGCCGACGCGGAAGCGGGAGCGGGCCTGCCGGCGATATGGGTCACGAGGTCGCCGACCGTCATGGCCAGGATCTCCTCCATGTCCTTCTCGGCCAGGAAGGCGATCAGGTCCACCGCTGCGCCGTACCGCCGCTGGAGCAGCTCGGCCAGAGCGACGAATTCGATGCTCTCCAGCGCCAGGTCCTCGTTGAAGGTGGTCTCCAAGGTGACCTCCTCAGCGAGGAGGAACTCGTCGCCGACCGTCTCGACGAGCATGGCGGTGATCTCGGCGAGTATCCGTTCGGCCGTGGGGTCAGATGCCATGGCTGGCCTCCGTCGGGGTGGGGGTGACTGAGCGGGCGGGGGTGTGGTCCTGGACGGTCCACGCGACGACGAAGGTCTCCGGCGGGGAGTCCTGGGCGGGCTGTTCGTGGACCGTGCTGATGCGGACGGCGTGGCCGCGGCCCTCGGGCGATGTCACCCGGAGCCCGGAGGGTCCGTCGGTGACGGTCCACTGCCGCAGGCGTCCGCCGAGGCCCGTGCCCTCCGCCTTGGCCGCGGCTTCCTTGGCGCACCAGAGCGCGGTCAGCGCCTGCGCGTGGCCGGTTCCGTCCCTCGCGGCGAGTTGTCCGGCGAGCCGGCGCTCGTCGGGGGTGAGCGCGATACGGCTCAGGGCGCCGGGGTCGTCGGTGACGGCCTCGATATCGATGCCGACGGAGTGGGCGTGGGCGGGGCCCGGTGGATGGGCGGGATGAGCGGGATGGGCGTAGGCGACGGCCAGCCGGTCCTTGTGGGCGAGGGAGAGGCCGAGTCCTGAGGCGAGCGGGCCTTCCGGGCGGGGGCGGCCGTGCTCGTCGTTGCCGACCGGGATCTCTACGGGGAAGAGCGGCCCCGCGCCCCCGTCCCACAGGAGTTGGCGTACCGCGTCCTTGGCTGCGATCCGCCCGAGCAGCCAGGCCGAGCGGGCCCGCGGCGGGCGCTGCTCGTACACCGCCCGCTCGGCGGCCCCCAGATAGCGCCGCATCACCAGCTCCTGCGACGCGGGGTCGGTCCAACGGCGGCGGGCCAGGCACCAGCCGCCGGGCTGCGGCTCACCGATCCCGCAGATCTCCGGCGTGAACTTCATCGGCCACACCCGCTCGTCGGCGGCGAAGCGCCGGTACGTCCAGCCTTCGAGGCGGGCCCACAACGTGCCGTCGTCGGAGATGAGTTCCACGTCGCCGCGTACGGAATCCGGCCGCACGGCGCGGATCCGGGCGGTGGCGCGCAGCAGCGCGCCGTCGCGGGGGGCGGGACCGTGGAGCCGGACCCGGTCCAGCGAGGCGGGAAAGACCAGCCTGTCGGCGGGGAGGCGCAACTGCATCCAGTGTCCGAGCAGTTGACCGGCGGCGTCCAGGAGCGCGCCCGGCGCGGGCAGGGCGCGCAGCACCCCTCGGATGCCGTCGTCGCCGACGGCGGTCACCTCATGAACCCCGGCGAAGCCCGGCCCGTGGAACATCCACCGGTCGCGGTAGAGGGCCTCGGCGCTGACCGGAGGCGGCCCTTCGCGGGTCAGTGCCGAGAGATCGGGGGCGGGGCGGCTCGGGTGGCTGTCGCCCAGGACGGCGGTGACGGTCGCGCAGCCGCCGATCTCCACGCGTACGCGGCGGCCGCGGGTGCTGTCATCAGTGGCCGGTGTCGCGCTGATCTCGGCGTCCACGGGCGGTGCGACAGGCAGCCAGCGCAGGGCGCGCACGTCGTCGAAGCCGATCACCGTGCGCCCGGGCACGGCCTGGCGGGCGGCGTCCGCGGCGAGCTCGAGGAGGGTGGTCATGGGGACGACGGGGAACCGGTCGGAGGGCTCGGGCCAGTCGTCGGGCTGGAGATAGACGCAGTGGTCGCGGACGTACGGCATGGTCTCGAGCGAGAGCCGCCGCCGGGTTCGGCGGGTGGAGGCGGGGGGTGGCGGCTGTTGGCCGGCCGGCCGCGCGGCCGGCACCCCCGCGCCGGACGACGAGCGCCAGGCGTCGGCGATGCTGCGGGCGGCGTCGTCCGCCTCGGCGATGACCGCGTCCAGAGCGGACCGCAGCGCCGGGTGATCGGTCATGGGCGTCCGGGCGGGCGGCCGGGACGGATCTGACAGGGAGAGCGGCGGCGCGGCGCCGTTGAGCCGTACGAGCGGGGAGCCCAGATCGAGCTGTACGAGACCGGCGAGGGGGGTGATGGACGCGGCGGGAGCGGAAGGTCCGTCACCGTCGGACACCTCGAGCCCGGCACGTACGGCAGGCGTTGGGGTCTGGGCACGTCCGGCGCGCGCCACCTGCCCCGTGGACGCAGCCGCCCCGACCCCCTCGCGCTCCGACAGACGCTCCCAGCGCGGGTTCAGGCCCTCCGCCCACAACGCCGCCGCCAGGCGGCGCAGTTGGTCGAGGCCGCTGCCGCCCCTGGCCGCCGCGCCCGCCGACACGGACAGGTGGTCCCGGCCGTGCAGCGTGTCCGATACGAAGCCGGGGAGGCTGCCGGGGCCCAGCTGTACGAAGCCCCGCACCCCCTCCGCGTACAACCGCGCCGTCAGCTCCCGGAAGCGCACCGGCTCCAGCAGGTGGCGCAGCACCACCTCCCGGACTTCGTCCGCGGCCTCCGGGTACGCGGCGCGCGTGGTCGCGGACCAGACGGGCACGGTCGGCGGTCGCAGCGGCAGCCCGGCGAAAGCCGTGCGGACCTGGTCGAGGTACGGCGCCCACATCGGCGTATGGAAGCCGGAGCGGAACGGCAGCTCCTGGGCGAGTACGCCCTGCGCTGCCAGGCGGCTCAGCGCTTGTGCGACAGACCGGCGTTCCCCGCACAGCACCGACTGGTGGGGGCAGTTGTCATGGCTGACGGCGACGCGGTCGAGGCCGTCCAGCGCGTCGGCGGCCTGCCGCGCGCCGCAGCCGAGTGCCGCGTAGACGAGATCGGGGACGTCGAGATCGCCGGGGCGCAGCGAGTCGAGGAAGGTGTCGACGGCCCCCTGCGGGTACATCCCGGCGACCACCATCGCGGTCCACTCCCCCAGGCTGTGCCCGGCCAGCAGGTCCGCCTGGATGCCCAGTCCGGGCAGGACGCGGGCGAAGAACCGGCCGACGGCGATGGCGTCTACCGCCCGTTCCATCAGCGCGTCGCCACCGGTGAGCGCGGGCCTCGGCAGTCCGAAGCGGTCGGCGACGTCATCGACATTCGGCGCGAAGTCCGGCTCCAGGCCGGGGAAGAGGAACGCCAGCCGGGCGTCGTCGCGTGCGAGCAGCGGGCTCGCGCTGAACCACACGCCGCCGCGCCCACGCCACGGGCGCCCCCTGGCGATGACCGCCGCGGCCAGGGCCCGGCGCTTCGGTGTGGGCCCGAGGATCGCCAGGCGGCACGGGCCACCGCGGGAGCCGGCGGCCGGATGACCTGCCGTAGCTGGTGGTTCCCCGAGACGGCGTGCCAGCTCGCCGGGGGTCGCGGCCGTGAGCAGCAACACCTCCTCGGCGGTGGTGACGTCAGCGGGGCGCGGCGGTACGCCACCGCAGGCGCCCGCAGCCGGCGCCTCCTCCAGCACCACATGCGCGTTGATCCCGCCGAACCCGAACGCGTTCACGCCCGCCCGTCGTGGCGCCCGCCCCCGCTCCCACGGCTCCGCCGCCGTCACCGGCCGCATCCGTGTCCGGGCGAAGCCCTCGTGCGGGTCCTCGAGATGGAGGGTCGGGGGCAGGACTCCGTCGTGCACGGCGAGGACGGCCTTGATCAGCCCGGCCATCCCCGACGCCTGCATGGTGTGCCCGAGCATCGACTTGACCGAACCCATCGCGACCGGTTCGGCGCCCGCCGCCCGGGGGCCGAACACCCGGGCGAGGGTGGTGAGTTCGGCTTCGTCGCCGACCGGAGTCCCGGTGCCGTGCGC
The Streptomyces lunaelactis genome window above contains:
- a CDS encoding DUF6777 domain-containing protein, encoding MSAQPPSSERPTSSERPTGPPSGPLSGPSQPGPPPPPSSPSGPPSGGGPGGTGGYGGSGGPGGGDGPAQGPGEGPGEGPGHPWWRSVPKVATIAVALVAAVVLTIVLTRPDGSGKGGEVVLQAAGSTGPDPYTESTARESSPPPTPPAPPSTTPTPANATRSVAGSAPGLYGGTRNVASCDVEKQITALTADPAKNKAFASVQGIAPAAVPGYLRSLTPVQLQMDTRVTNHGYKNGAPTSYQAVLQAGTAVLVDNRGVPRVRCACGNPLLPMVPQQGTPKPAGDSWPGFRQSNVVVVRPSVTVINVFIMYDPTNGDWFSRQRGDEGADDEKTEPPPNVIKPPPCAPQPADGTPTPAPGGSSSPCPPTSPSSKAPSSKTPSSEPPPSDSSEPPPSDPSTPSQPAPPDGSPESASGSTSAPAPDSA
- a CDS encoding TolB family protein is translated as MTPDISGPRARLLILGLATAVLAAVAVVATVRAADRAGERDRARPGEPVARAGVVTLRQQGRLLFRNLAWGPQRDHISSLPLTTMAGPRTAAPRNCLRFHAAAGTGICLRATGGVVPGHEAVLLDARLRPVRTFPVPGMPTRARVSPSGRLVAWTVFVSGDSYAGGAFSTRTAIYDTRTGTLRSDLESFTVVKDGQRHRAADHNFWGVTFAAGDNRFYATLATGGRTYLVEGDLARRTLRTLRENVECPSLSPDGTRVAFKKRVPGAFADAPWRLHILDLRTGRETALAERRSVDDQALWLNGHTLLYALPGDFGADLWSIPADGGGAPRMIVKSGTSPAVIA
- a CDS encoding MFS transporter — protein: MYLSAGRAADTAAGVRSTPPRPPRGTGVRRAVAGNVIALGTVSLVTDVSAEMVTAVLPLYLVVGLGMSPLAFGALDGLYQGATALSRLAGGHIADRAQRRKLVAGTGYALSACCKLALLAATTPWAVGAVLAADRTGKGLRTAPRDALISLSCPQEEQGRAFGVHRAMDTAGALLGPLVAFAVLWAARDGYDAVFVVSFCAAALGVLLLALFVRDTSTRTPDRPVKRKRRGRRSLRTLARTPGLPRLCLIAALLGVVTVSDSFLYLLLQRRLDLPTAYFPLLPVGTAAGFLLLAVPLGRLADRIGRRPVFLAGHGVLLMAYVLLLGPWGGGTAAAVCVLVLLGAFYAATDGVLMAAAGPLLPPHLKASGLALVQTSQALARFAGSLLFGAAWMYLGPGGALTAATAGLAVVLASVAAFHRGSHA
- a CDS encoding alkaline phosphatase family protein — translated: MKPPALPSRRAHSTSTGRRRTAAGGIFSTLCLVATLGAADSHAAAPRAAAALPSYDHVVVVVFENKQYGEIMGSSNAPYINQLAAAGASLTSMKALTHPSQPNYFNLFSGATQGITGDGCYTPQSMSAANLGQELAAAGKTFATYNEDLPSEGSTACTNGQYAQKHNPWFAFKNVPLNTGKTWAQFPKGDFAQLPHLSFVVPNQCNDMHSCPVGTGDTWVRNSLDGYAQWAKANNSLLVLTWDEDNYLGSNRIATVFSGAKVKQGQFSSAYNHYNLLRTFEDLFGTTHAGNAASATPITEVFGDGTTPPEGDLKVTSPGAQNCTFNRNCTVQITATGGKAPLKYSASGLPFGLSIDAATGRISGRPWQVGTLQITATATDSAGVSAGATFPLTVNWF
- a CDS encoding galactokinase; the encoded protein is MNTDTTTGTDTSADLNTALGTLDIARRHTADPLFRLVAFALESAHDRPPATVWSAPHAFHLGSPRLVAAAGWPVAAAAAPRDDGLVRLSSLAHPAQSCELPLTGPPSAHPDWAARTYALLRTMARAGYGRGGVDLHIHSTLTAAAGLSSAEPLECAVALAVADLHAAGSRPRPPRGRLAALARQAAPDGDEALREAVLFARPGRALLLDDDGSRRIRFDPPENGARLMLLVTRGEDAGPGDVRRATDHARSAGALSAWRPGREPGRSALVLLPQDRLTAVRTSVAEEFRSRGRPVPRFLNITVAGAARREE